Below is a window of Variovorax sp. TBS-050B DNA.
GTGCACCGCACGCGCGATCTCGGCGGCGGCCGTGTTCGACAGGTGGCCGTGCCTGCCGCCCACGCGCAGCTTCAGGAACGGCGGATAGGACGAGTTGGCGAGCAGTTCGCTGTCGTGGTTGAACTCCAGCAGCAGCGCATGCACGCCGCTCAGCCGTGCGAGCACGTGCGCGGTGGCGTGGCCCAGGTCGGTGAGGACGCCGAGCGTCCTCGCGCCGTCGGAGCAGCGCAGCTGCAGCGGCTCGCGCGCGTCGTGCGGCACGGTGAAGGGCTGCACCGAGAGATCGCCGACCTCGAAGGCCGCGTCGTCGCGCGCCAGATGGAGCCGGCCCTCGAAGTCGCGTGCGCCGGTGGCGAGCCAGGTGCCTTCGCTCATCCAGACCGGGATGCGTTCCCGCCGCGACAGCGCATGCGCGCAGCCGATGTGGTCGCCGTGCTCGTGGGTGATGAAGATGGCGTCGATGTCGGACGCCGCGAGGCCGGCCTTGGCGAGCCGCAGGTCGAGCTGCTTGAGGCCGAAGCCGCAGTCGACCAGGAGCCGCGAGGTGCGGCCGGCGCTGGTCGCCTCGACCAGCGCGGCATTGCCCGTGCTGCCGCTGCCGAGGCT
It encodes the following:
- a CDS encoding MBL fold metallo-hydrolase — its product is MLRFRSLGSGSTGNAALVEATSAGRTSRLLVDCGFGLKQLDLRLAKAGLAASDIDAIFITHEHGDHIGCAHALSRRERIPVWMSEGTWLATGARDFEGRLHLARDDAAFEVGDLSVQPFTVPHDAREPLQLRCSDGARTLGVLTDLGHATAHVLARLSGVHALLLEFNHDSELLANSSYPPFLKLRVGGRHGHLSNTAAAEIARAVHHDGLRHVVAAHLSEQNNRPEIVRRLMAEALGAHEAEMLTASALDGSPWLDV